In one Castor canadensis chromosome 15, mCasCan1.hap1v2, whole genome shotgun sequence genomic region, the following are encoded:
- the Msantd7 gene encoding zinc finger and SCAN domain containing 29 isoform X1, which produces MATTNSSAGIRWSRQETRTLLSILGEAEYIQRLQTVHHNADVYQAVSKRMQQEGFRRTERQCRSKFKVLKALYLKAYVAHATSMGDPPHCPFYDTLDQLLRNQIVTDPDNLMEAAAWAKHCDQNIVTSDTLGEEGTSILKAKRTQAADHQPFLKTVKESDEDCQLRISDQIQETSDLEDSWDESSGAGCSQGTPSYSSSHSLFRGAVAPCQSSPMTRLSVSGEPSPCTNTNRNPRGAASTLQPPGSSSAVGLVSGGDRPLTSEPPPRWARRRRRSVARTIAAELAENRRLARELSKREEEKLDRLIAIGEEASAQQDTANELRRDAVIAVRRLATAVEEATGAFQLGLEKLLQRLISNTKS; this is translated from the exons GAGTATATTCAACGCCTCCAGACTGTACATCATAATGCAGATGTCTATCAGGCTGTGTCTAAGCGGATGCAGCAGGAAGGCTTCCGCCGCACCGAACGCCAGTGCCGCTCCAAGTTTAAAGTTCTGAAGGCATTATATTTAAAGGCCTATGTTGCCCATGCCACCAGTATGGGTGATCCACCACACTGTCCATTTTATGATACGTTGGATCAGCTTCTCCGCAATCAGATAGTGACTGATCCAGACAACTTAATGGAGGCTGCTGCATGGGCCAAGCACTGTGATCAGAACATAGTGACCTCTGACACCCTGGGGGAAGAGGGAACCAGCAttctgaaagcaaaaaggactcaGGCAGCTGATCATCAGCCTTTCTTGAAAACAGTTAAGGAATCAGATGAGGATTGTCAGCTGAGAATCAGTGACCAGATACAAGAAACCAGTGACCTTGAGGACTCCTGGGATGAATCCTCGGGTGCAG ggtGCTCTCAAGGGACCCCCAGCTACAGCAGCTCCCACAGCCTTTTCAGAGGTGCAGTTGCTCCCTGTCAGAGCAGCCCCATGACCAGACTGAGTGTGTCCGGTGAACCCAGTCCCTGCACCAACACCAACCGAAACCCTCGAGGGGCAGCCTCCACTCTGCAGCCTCCAGGTTCCTCTTCTGCAGTTGGTTTGGTCTCTGGTGGGGATAGGCCTTTGACCAGTGAGCCTCCTCCAAGGTGGGCAAGGCGAAGAAGGCGGTCAGTGGCCAGGACTATTGCAGCTGAGTTGGCAGAAAACAGGAGGTTGGCACGAGAACTTTCAAAGCGGGAGGAAGAAAAACTGGATAGGTTGATTGCTATTGGTGAGGAGGCCAGTGCCCAGCAAGACACTGCCAATGAGCTGCGCAGGGATGCTGTCATCGCAGTCAGACGCTTGGCTACAGCAGTGGAAGAAGCAACTGGTGCTTTTCAGCTAGGGCTTGAAAAATTGCTTCAAAGGTTGATTTCAAATACCAAAAGCTAG
- the Msantd7 gene encoding zinc finger and SCAN domain containing 29 isoform X3 codes for MTRLSVSGEPSPCTNTNRNPRGAASTLQPPGSSSAVGLVSGGDRPLTSEPPPRWARRRRRSVARTIAAELAENRRLARELSKREEEKLDRLIAIGEEASAQQDTANELRRDAVIAVRRLATAVEEATGAFQLGLEKLLQRLISNTKS; via the coding sequence ATGACCAGACTGAGTGTGTCCGGTGAACCCAGTCCCTGCACCAACACCAACCGAAACCCTCGAGGGGCAGCCTCCACTCTGCAGCCTCCAGGTTCCTCTTCTGCAGTTGGTTTGGTCTCTGGTGGGGATAGGCCTTTGACCAGTGAGCCTCCTCCAAGGTGGGCAAGGCGAAGAAGGCGGTCAGTGGCCAGGACTATTGCAGCTGAGTTGGCAGAAAACAGGAGGTTGGCACGAGAACTTTCAAAGCGGGAGGAAGAAAAACTGGATAGGTTGATTGCTATTGGTGAGGAGGCCAGTGCCCAGCAAGACACTGCCAATGAGCTGCGCAGGGATGCTGTCATCGCAGTCAGACGCTTGGCTACAGCAGTGGAAGAAGCAACTGGTGCTTTTCAGCTAGGGCTTGAAAAATTGCTTCAAAGGTTGATTTCAAATACCAAAAGCTAG
- the Hspa14 gene encoding heat shock 70 kDa protein 14 isoform X2, whose amino-acid sequence MAGLMWLQMMQVIELLQLSLHTQKMKSSDDPQAQKYISESKCLVVEKNGKLRYEIDTGEETKFVNPEDVARLIFSKMKETAHSVLGSDANDVVITVPFDFGEKQRNALGEAAGAAGFNVLRLIHEPSAALLAYGIGQASPTGKSNILVFKLGGTSLSLSVMEVNSGMYRVLSTNTDDSIGGAHFTETLAQYLASEFQRAFKHDVRRNARAMMKLMNSAEVAKHSLSTLGSANCFLDSLYEGQDFDCIVSRARFELLCSPLFNKCVEAIRELLDQSGFTADDINKVVLCGGSSRIPKLQQLIRDLFPAGELLSSIPPDEVIPMGAAIEAAILNGKEDMLVEGSLMIECSAKDILVKGVDESGVNRFTVLFPSGTPLPARRQHTLQAPGGLSSVCLELYESEGKNSAKEEIKFAQVVLQDLDKKENGLRDILAVLTMKRDGSLHVTCTDQETGKCEAITIEVAS is encoded by the exons CTCTGATGATCCACAAGCTCAGAAATACATCTCGGAAAGTAAATGTTTA GTCGTTGAAAAAAATGGGAAGTTACGATACGAAATAGATACAGGAGAAGAAACAAAATTTGTTAACCCAGAAGATGTTGCCAGACTGATATTTAGTAAAATGAAAG aAACGGCACATTCAGTCTTGGGCTCAGATGCAAATGATGTAGTTATTACTGTTCCATTTGATTttggagaaaagcaaagaaatgccCTTGG AGAAGCAGCTGGAGCTGCTGGATTTAATGTTTTACGACTAATACATGAGCCATCTGCAGCTCTTCTTGCTTATGGAATTGGACAAGCCTCCCCTACTGGAAAAAG CAATATTTTGGTATTTAAGCTTGGAGGGACATCCTTGTCTCTGAGTGTCATGGAAGTTAACAGTGGAATGTATCGGGTTCTTTCGACAAACACTGATGATAGCATCGGAGGTGCACATTTCACAGAAACCTTAGCACAGTATCTCGCTTCTGAGTTCCAGAG AGCCTTCAAACATGATGTGAGGAGAAATGCCCGAGCCATGATGAAACTGATGAACAGTGCTGAAGTTGCAAAACATTCTTTGTCAACCTTGGGAAGTGCCAATTGTTTCCTTGACTCATTATATGAAGGTCAAGATTTTGATTGCATTGTGTCCAG AGCAAGATTTGAACTTCTTTGTTCTCCACTTTTTAATAAATGTGTAGAAGCAATCCGAGAACTCTTAGACCAAAGTGGATTTACAGCAGATGATATCAACAAG GTGGTCCTTTGTGGAGGGTCTTCTCGCATCCCAAAGCTGCAGCAGCTGATCAGAGATCTTTTCCCAGCTGGGGAGCTTCTCAGCTCCATCCCTCCAGATGAGGTCATCCCCATGGGCGCAGCAATCGAAGCAGCAATTCTTAATGGGAAAGAAGACATGTTAGTGGAGGGCTCTCTTATGATAGAGTGTTCTGCCAAAGACATTTTAGTGAAG GGAGTGGATGAATCGGGGGTCAACAGATTCACAGTATTGTTCCCGTCGGGGACTCCTCTGCCAGCTCGAAGACAACACACGCTACAGGCTCCTGGAGGCTTATCTTCAGTATGCCTTGAACTCTATGAGTCGGAGGGGAAAAACTCTGCAAAAGAGGAAATCAAGTTTGCACAG GTTGTACTCCAGGatttagataaaaaagaaaatggattgcGTGATATATTAGCTGTTCTTACTATGAAAAG ggaTGGATCTTTACATGTGACATGCACAGATCAAGAGACTGGAAAATGTGAAGCAATCACTATTGAGGTTGCATCTTAA